Within the Streptomyces sp. NBC_00353 genome, the region CCCGTGCCAGATCGTCCCGTGCCTCCAGCACCAGTCGACGCAAGGCCGGCGCCGCATCCGCATGCGCCTCCAGCCAGGCGTCCGTCGCGGCCAGCGTCGCCGGGTCGTCCTGCAGCGCCGGGAACAGCCCCTTCACCACGGACATCCCGATCTGGATCGACCGCTCGGCCCAGACCCGTTCGATCGCATCGAAGTACCGGGCTGCGTACGGCGCCAGCAACTCCCGCTGCGACGACTGCCCGAACCCCGCGATCGTCGCCTCCACCAGCGCGTTGGACAGCGCGTCCGACTCCACCACGGCCGCCCACGCCTGCGCCTTGACCGCAGCCGACGGCCGCGAGGCGAGGCACCGCACCTGGTGCCGCTTGCCGGACGCCGTGTCGTCCCGGGCCAGTTCGGCATTGATCACCGACTCGTCGGCGACCCCGTGCGCGGCCAGCGCGGACAGGAACGCCCACCGCAGCTCCTGGTCGACCTCCAGCCCGTCGATCCGCGCGGACTCCCCCAGCAGCGAGGACAGCAGCTGGAAGTCCGCGTCCGAGTCCGCGACCGTCGCGAAGAACCGCGCCCATGCCAGCTGGTGCTCGCTCCCCGGCTCGGCGATCCGCAGCTCCCGCAGCGCACCCTCGGCCAGCGCCCGCCCGCCCTCCTCACGCCACCCGGGGGCGGCGTAGTGGACGAGCGCCGTCCGGGTCCAGGCGTGCAGCATCTGCAGGACGCCGATGTCGGACTCCTGGCCGGAGAAGGCCAGCACGAGCGAGATGAAGTCCTGGGCCGGCATCAGCCCGTCCCGCGTCAGATTCCACAGCGCGGACCAGCACAGCGCCCGCGCCAGCGGGTCGGTGATGTCCCCGAGGTGCGCGCGCAGGGTGGCGAGGGACGCCTCGTCGAAGCGGACCTTGCAGTACGTGAGGTCGTCGTCGTTGACGAGGATCAGCTCGGGCCGCTCCAGACCGGCCAGCGCGGCGACCACCGTGCGCGGCCCCGCCACATCCACCTCGGCGCGGGCGTACCGCACCAGGTCGCCGCGGGTCGTGCGGCGGTACAGACCGACCGCGACCCGGTGCGGCCGCAGCTCGGGGTGCGAATCGGCGGCCTCCTGGAGCACCGCCAGCTCGGTGATCCGGTCCGCCGCGCCGTACGTCACCACCGGCGTCAGCGAGTTGACGCCGGCCGTCTGCAGCCACGACCGCGACCAGGTGACCATGTCCCGCCCGGATGTCTCGGCCAGCACCGACAGCAGGTCGCCCAGCTGCGTGTTGCCGTACGCATGCTTCTTGAAGTAGCGCCGGGCACCCTCCAGGAACGCGTCCCGCCCCGCGTACGCCACCAGCTGCTTCAGCACCGACGCACCCTTGGCGTACGTGATGCCGTCGAAGTTCAGCTTGGCGTCCTCCAGGTCACGGATGTCGGCCGTGATCGGGTGTGTGGACGGCAGCTGGTCGGCACGGTACGCCCAGGACTTGCGATTGTTGGCGAAGGTGATCCAGCCGTCCTTGAAGCGGGTCGACTCCACCATGGCGAAGACGCCCATGAAGTCGGCGAACGACTCCTTCAGCCACAGGTCGTCCCACCACTGCATGGTGACGAGGTCGCCGAACCACATGTGCGCCATCTCGTGCAGGATGACGTTGGCGCGGCTCTCGTACGACGCCTGCGTCACCTTGCCGCGGAAGATGTACTCCTCACGGAACGTGACACAGCCCGGGTTCTCCATCGCGCCGAGGTTGTACTCGGGCACGAACGCCTGGTCGTACTTCCCGAACGGGTACGGGTAGTCGAAGTTGTCGTGGAAGAAGTCCAGGCCCTGCTTGGTGACGAGGAAGATGTCGTCCGCGTCGAAGTGCCGGGCGAGCCCCTTGCGGCAGAGCGCGCCGAGCGGGATGTCCAGCGTCGTGCCGTCGTCGAAGGTACGGCTGTACGAGTCGGTCACATAGTGGTACGGACCGGCGACGACCGCCGTGATGTACGTCGAGATCGGCTTCGTCTCGGCGAACCGCCAGACCCCGCCGTCACGGGACTCCTCGGCCCCGTTGCTCCAGACCGTCCACCCCTCGGGCGCCGTCACCTCGAAGCGGAAGGGAGCCTTCAGGTCGGGCTGCTCGAAGTTCGCGAAGACGCGCCGCGCGTCGGCCGGCTCGTACTGCGTGTAGAGGTAGACCTCGCCGTCCTCCGGGTCGACGAACCGGTGCATGCCTTCGCCGGTCCGGCTGTACGCGCACTGCGCGTCGACCACCAGGACGTTCTCGCCCTCCGGCAGACCGTCCAGCGCCACCCGCGTCCCGTCGAAGACGACGGCGGGGTCGAGCGCCTGCCCGTTCAGGGTCACCGAGGTCACGCTCGGCGCCAGCAGATCCGCGAACGTCGACGCCCCCGCCCGCGCGGAGCGGAACCGGATCGTGGTCACCGAGCGGAAGGTCCGGGGATCGGCCGGCCGGTCCCCGCCGTCCCCGTCGCCGCCCTCGGGATCACCGATCGCGGACCGCAGGTCGAGCACGACGTCGTATCCGTCGACGGTCAGCAGCTCGGCCCGCTCGTGGGCTTCGTCGCGGGACAGGTTTTGACCGGGCACAGGTGCACTCCTTTGTGTCACGTTCGAACAGTTTGATCCTCCCATGTGCCTCCCGGCCCGGGCGCGCGGGAATGGCAGGGCCGTTCGGCGGTGTTCTCGCGCACAGGTGCGATCGCCTCTTGAGGAGAGACATGTCTGAGAACGCCACGGTGAACGGCAAGACGCCCGCCGATTTCTGGTTCGACCCGCTCTGTCCCTGGGCGTGGATGACCTCCCGCTGGATGCTGGAGGTGGAGAAGGTCCGCGACGTCGAGGTCC harbors:
- the pepN gene encoding aminopeptidase N — protein: MPGQNLSRDEAHERAELLTVDGYDVVLDLRSAIGDPEGGDGDGGDRPADPRTFRSVTTIRFRSARAGASTFADLLAPSVTSVTLNGQALDPAVVFDGTRVALDGLPEGENVLVVDAQCAYSRTGEGMHRFVDPEDGEVYLYTQYEPADARRVFANFEQPDLKAPFRFEVTAPEGWTVWSNGAEESRDGGVWRFAETKPISTYITAVVAGPYHYVTDSYSRTFDDGTTLDIPLGALCRKGLARHFDADDIFLVTKQGLDFFHDNFDYPYPFGKYDQAFVPEYNLGAMENPGCVTFREEYIFRGKVTQASYESRANVILHEMAHMWFGDLVTMQWWDDLWLKESFADFMGVFAMVESTRFKDGWITFANNRKSWAYRADQLPSTHPITADIRDLEDAKLNFDGITYAKGASVLKQLVAYAGRDAFLEGARRYFKKHAYGNTQLGDLLSVLAETSGRDMVTWSRSWLQTAGVNSLTPVVTYGAADRITELAVLQEAADSHPELRPHRVAVGLYRRTTRGDLVRYARAEVDVAGPRTVVAALAGLERPELILVNDDDLTYCKVRFDEASLATLRAHLGDITDPLARALCWSALWNLTRDGLMPAQDFISLVLAFSGQESDIGVLQMLHAWTRTALVHYAAPGWREEGGRALAEGALRELRIAEPGSEHQLAWARFFATVADSDADFQLLSSLLGESARIDGLEVDQELRWAFLSALAAHGVADESVINAELARDDTASGKRHQVRCLASRPSAAVKAQAWAAVVESDALSNALVEATIAGFGQSSQRELLAPYAARYFDAIERVWAERSIQIGMSVVKGLFPALQDDPATLAATDAWLEAHADAAPALRRLVLEARDDLARALRAQACDAGAGAGL